The following proteins are encoded in a genomic region of Desulfurispora thermophila DSM 16022:
- a CDS encoding radical SAM protein encodes MPELNYDLPLFRPPSEAYSLILQVTIGCSHNACAFCGMYKTKKFRVKEWSEIEVDITLAAREMRHARRIFLADGNALAMSTSGMLHLLGRLYRAFPFLERVSAYAGPKDILNKSGEELREIRQAGLEILYLGVESGNEEILRQMYKGVAPEEMIEAGQKAIQAGFKLSVTVINGLGGRAMLREHALDTARLLSQIDPHYLGLLTLMPVPGTVLEKRITRGEFELPGPLEILAEIKLMLENMQLSNCIFRCNHASNYLPLKGTLSKDQAALVTLLENVLKNPAQYRLKPEFLRGL; translated from the coding sequence ATGCCCGAGCTTAACTATGATCTGCCGCTTTTTCGCCCTCCCAGTGAGGCATATAGCCTGATCCTGCAGGTGACCATAGGTTGCTCTCACAACGCTTGTGCCTTCTGCGGCATGTACAAAACAAAAAAATTCCGTGTTAAAGAGTGGTCGGAAATTGAGGTTGACATAACCCTTGCGGCACGGGAAATGCGTCATGCCCGGCGCATATTTCTGGCCGATGGCAATGCCCTGGCCATGTCAACGTCAGGTATGTTACATCTGTTGGGTCGCCTGTACCGGGCCTTTCCATTTCTGGAGAGGGTATCGGCATATGCCGGTCCCAAAGATATATTAAATAAAAGCGGCGAGGAGTTGCGGGAAATCAGACAGGCCGGCTTGGAGATATTATATTTGGGTGTCGAGTCGGGTAATGAAGAGATACTGCGTCAGATGTATAAGGGGGTTGCCCCGGAGGAGATGATTGAAGCCGGACAAAAGGCCATTCAGGCCGGCTTCAAACTTTCGGTAACAGTTATAAACGGTCTGGGTGGCCGGGCCATGTTGCGGGAACATGCCCTGGATACTGCCCGCTTGTTGAGTCAAATTGACCCACATTATTTGGGTTTGCTGACGCTGATGCCAGTACCGGGCACAGTTTTAGAAAAAAGGATTACCAGGGGAGAGTTTGAGTTGCCCGGCCCATTGGAAATCCTGGCGGAAATAAAGTTGATGCTGGAGAATATGCAGCTGAGCAACTGTATTTTCCGGTGCAATCATGCTTCCAATTACCTGCCTCTAAAAGGCACACTGAGCAAAGATCAGGCTGCTTTGGTTACATTGCTGGAAAATGTACTGAAAAACCCTGCACAATACAGGCTTAAACCCGAATTTTTACGCGGCCTGTAG
- the mdh gene encoding malate dehydrogenase produces the protein MKRKKITIVGAGNVGATCAHWAASKELGDIVLIDVVEGIPQGKALDLMEAAPVEGYDCYIKGTNDFADTADSDVVVITAGIARKPGMSRDDLLATNARIVADCAQKAASYSPNAIIIVVTNPLDVMTYAAMRASKLPPHRVFGMAGVLDSARFRTFIALELGISFEDVSAFVLGGHGDDMVPLVRYSYAGGIPIEKLIPPDRIAAIVERTRKGGAEIVNYLKSGSAYYAPGASVIQMVEAVLKDKKRILPVAAYLNGEYGEKDMYFGVPAIIGGAGVEKVIEVDLTPEEREALGRSIQSVRKVMQTMSEYVQF, from the coding sequence TTGAAACGAAAAAAAATTACCATTGTCGGGGCAGGCAATGTGGGAGCCACCTGTGCTCACTGGGCGGCCAGCAAAGAGCTGGGCGACATAGTGCTGATTGATGTAGTGGAGGGGATACCCCAGGGCAAAGCCCTGGATTTAATGGAAGCGGCACCCGTTGAGGGTTATGATTGCTATATCAAAGGTACCAACGATTTCGCCGATACAGCCGATTCCGATGTGGTGGTGATCACAGCCGGCATAGCCCGTAAACCGGGTATGAGCCGGGACGACCTGCTGGCTACCAATGCCCGGATTGTTGCTGATTGTGCCCAGAAAGCGGCCAGTTATTCGCCCAATGCAATCATCATTGTGGTCACCAACCCTCTGGACGTGATGACATATGCGGCCATGCGGGCCAGCAAACTGCCCCCGCATAGAGTTTTCGGCATGGCCGGTGTGCTGGACTCGGCCCGGTTTAGAACCTTCATCGCCCTGGAGCTGGGAATTTCTTTTGAAGATGTCAGCGCTTTTGTTTTGGGTGGTCACGGCGACGATATGGTGCCGCTGGTTCGCTACAGTTACGCCGGGGGGATCCCGATCGAAAAGCTCATCCCACCAGATCGAATTGCGGCCATTGTTGAGCGCACGCGCAAAGGCGGCGCAGAAATTGTCAACTACTTAAAGTCGGGCAGTGCCTATTACGCACCCGGCGCCTCGGTCATTCAAATGGTGGAGGCTGTCCTGAAGGATAAAAAGCGCATTCTGCCTGTAGCTGCATATTTAAATGGGGAATATGGCGAAAAAGATATGTATTTTGGCGTACCGGCGATCATTGGTGGCGCAGGTGTAGAAAAGGTTATTGAGGTGGATTTGACACCGGAAGAAAGAGAAGCGCTGGGCAGATCCATCCAGTCCGTAAGGAAAGTAATGCAAACCATGAGCGAGTATGTCCAGTTTTGA
- a CDS encoding acyl-CoA carboxylase subunit beta, which yields MHEKLEQLNKLREQIHAGGGAKRIEKQHEAGKQTARERIAMLFDPGSFVEIDTFAGDENVKNLKNPGEGVVTGYGKIDGRKVFVFAQDFTVAGGSLGRIHAAKICKVLDQAMKVGAPVIGLNDSGGARIQEGVDALNGYGEIFYRNTIASGVIPQISVIMGPCAGGAVYSPALTDFIFMVKGISQMFITGPQVIKAVTGEDVSMEVLGGALTHNQTSGVAHFIAENEADCLAMVRQLISYLPSNNLEDPPLYSPQEPAGDPNELLEIIPDSPNMSYDVKRIINLVVDANSFLEVHPLFARNAVVGFARINGQPVGIVANQPEYLAGCLDINASDKIARFVRFCDCFNIPLITFMDVPGFLPGTAQEYGGIIRHGAKMLYAYSEATVPKVTIILRKAYGGAYLAMCSSSLRADTVYAWPTAEIAVMGPEGAVNIIYRNEIANAENPPEMRAKLTAEYREKFANPYIAAARAYVDDVIDPRDTREKIIRALDIYSSKRENRPAKKHGNLPV from the coding sequence ATGCACGAAAAATTGGAGCAACTGAACAAGCTAAGGGAGCAGATTCACGCTGGTGGTGGTGCCAAAAGAATAGAAAAACAACACGAAGCCGGCAAACAGACGGCCAGGGAAAGAATAGCCATGCTCTTTGATCCGGGTAGCTTTGTGGAAATCGACACTTTTGCCGGTGACGAGAATGTCAAAAATTTAAAGAACCCCGGCGAAGGTGTGGTCACCGGCTATGGTAAAATTGACGGTCGCAAAGTATTTGTTTTTGCCCAGGACTTTACAGTGGCCGGTGGTTCTCTGGGACGCATCCATGCTGCCAAGATTTGCAAAGTTCTTGACCAGGCCATGAAAGTGGGGGCACCTGTAATAGGTTTGAATGATTCGGGTGGTGCCCGCATACAGGAAGGCGTTGATGCGTTAAACGGCTACGGAGAAATCTTTTACCGCAATACGATCGCCTCGGGAGTTATCCCCCAGATTTCCGTGATCATGGGTCCGTGTGCCGGGGGTGCGGTTTATTCTCCCGCTTTGACCGATTTTATCTTTATGGTTAAGGGCATCAGCCAGATGTTTATCACCGGACCGCAGGTGATCAAGGCCGTAACCGGGGAAGATGTAAGCATGGAAGTACTGGGTGGCGCACTGACTCACAATCAGACCAGTGGTGTTGCCCACTTTATTGCCGAAAACGAGGCAGATTGTCTGGCCATGGTCAGGCAGCTCATCAGTTACCTGCCTTCCAATAATCTGGAGGACCCGCCGCTTTACAGCCCTCAGGAACCGGCAGGCGACCCCAACGAGTTGCTGGAGATTATTCCTGACTCCCCCAATATGTCGTATGATGTCAAGCGCATCATCAATCTGGTGGTCGATGCCAACTCCTTCCTGGAGGTGCACCCACTATTTGCCCGTAATGCTGTGGTGGGCTTTGCCAGAATTAACGGTCAACCGGTGGGAATTGTAGCCAACCAGCCTGAATACCTGGCCGGTTGCCTGGACATCAATGCTTCGGATAAGATAGCACGCTTTGTCCGTTTTTGCGATTGCTTCAATATTCCTTTGATTACATTTATGGATGTCCCCGGCTTTTTGCCAGGAACAGCTCAGGAATATGGTGGCATCATCAGGCACGGAGCCAAAATGCTTTACGCATATTCAGAAGCCACAGTGCCCAAAGTCACCATTATCCTGCGCAAAGCGTACGGAGGGGCATACCTGGCCATGTGCAGCAGCAGTCTGCGGGCCGATACCGTCTACGCCTGGCCCACTGCCGAAATTGCTGTCATGGGCCCGGAAGGTGCGGTAAATATTATTTACCGCAACGAGATAGCCAACGCGGAAAACCCGCCGGAAATGAGAGCCAAACTAACGGCTGAGTACAGAGAAAAGTTTGCCAATCCCTACATTGCGGCTGCCCGGGCTTATGTGGATGATGTGATTGATCCGCGCGATACGAGAGAGAAAATCATCCGCGCTCTGGACATTTACAGCAGCAAGAGAGAAAACAGGCCGGCCAAGAAGCACGGCAACCTGCCAGTTTAG
- a CDS encoding DUF6440 family protein, whose product MIRTIINRFAYQMRSVLLILLLLSVLGATGCSNFLSQRNASHSTLKPIALPETANRFQVIYEHGETLNTGGFTILRDNKTGVEYLIVTGLNGAPSVTELKTKP is encoded by the coding sequence ATGATCAGAACCATAATTAACCGTTTTGCATACCAAATGCGTTCCGTGCTGCTCATACTTCTCCTTTTGTCTGTACTGGGGGCTACAGGATGTAGCAATTTTTTATCCCAGCGCAATGCCTCACACAGTACGCTCAAACCAATTGCGTTGCCAGAAACAGCCAATCGCTTTCAGGTTATTTATGAGCACGGCGAAACACTAAATACTGGCGGTTTCACCATCCTGCGCGACAATAAAACAGGAGTCGAATATCTAATTGTTACCGGTTTGAACGGCGCGCCATCGGTAACCGAACTCAAAACCAAACCTTAA
- the pstA gene encoding phosphate ABC transporter permease PstA, producing the protein MFINRYREEKLFRALLLIAIVITLSSLFSILFHIISRGISVINWEFITGYPEDMGRSGGVFPAIVGTFYIILVSIAVAAPVGILAAVYLTEYTRQDSKLVRIIRFATETLAGIPSIVFGLFGFAFLVIYLKLSWSIISGSLTLACMILPTIIRTAEEAIKAVPYQYREGSLALGATQWQTIYKIVLPAALPGIITGIILSIGRVVGETAAVLLTAGSSLNLPGSIFDPARTLSIHLYLLTFDGISFQMAYGTATILIILILIINSLANFIMRKMSTGHNC; encoded by the coding sequence ATGTTCATCAATCGTTACAGGGAAGAAAAATTATTTCGGGCCTTGCTGTTGATCGCTATTGTAATCACATTGAGCAGCCTTTTTTCTATTCTGTTTCACATTATTAGTCGCGGCATCAGCGTCATCAACTGGGAATTCATCACGGGATACCCTGAAGATATGGGTAGAAGCGGCGGGGTATTCCCGGCTATCGTAGGAACATTTTACATTATTTTGGTTTCCATAGCAGTAGCCGCTCCGGTTGGCATCTTGGCAGCCGTCTACCTGACCGAATACACACGTCAAGATAGCAAGTTGGTGAGAATAATCCGGTTTGCCACGGAAACCCTGGCAGGCATACCTTCCATTGTTTTTGGTTTGTTTGGTTTTGCCTTCCTGGTCATTTACCTGAAACTGAGTTGGTCCATTATTTCAGGCAGTCTAACCTTGGCCTGCATGATATTGCCCACGATTATTCGCACAGCCGAAGAAGCAATTAAGGCTGTACCCTACCAGTACCGAGAAGGCAGTCTTGCCTTGGGAGCCACCCAATGGCAAACAATTTACAAAATAGTACTTCCGGCTGCCTTGCCCGGTATAATAACTGGAATCATTCTCAGTATTGGCAGGGTAGTGGGTGAAACCGCTGCAGTGCTTTTAACAGCGGGCAGTTCACTAAACCTGCCGGGTAGCATATTTGACCCAGCCCGCACATTATCCATCCACCTTTATCTGTTAACATTTGACGGAATATCTTTTCAAATGGCCTATGGCACAGCTACAATTCTCATTATATTGATCCTGATCATTAATTCGCTGGCCAACTTCATTATGAGAAAAATGTCCACGGGACATAACTGCTAA
- a CDS encoding YkgJ family cysteine cluster protein, with the protein MTSTRDYLFASFQQEKLPLLKPDDKFIFSCQDECMGRCCHSIRIFLDPWDVESIARFLQLSTQQFIQQYTRIDFDPRYSWPYVIMRDAESSCCAFMLPDGKCSIYPVRSRNCRTYPLARAVRFTFTSDHDYITDERYFLLPRQSFCFGHKSKTEWNLQGWLADAKLAEYNEKADQYLSVMQFAVEKLKIEKWFNPALARFIFPIIFLPEVLRQKFGLTSEQITPQEFYKRRMQALKQILTDMASSWQMNANNPDKQVLSQMSLMQRLGQLLSG; encoded by the coding sequence ATGACCAGCACAAGAGACTACCTTTTTGCCTCTTTTCAACAAGAAAAATTGCCCTTGCTTAAGCCGGACGACAAATTTATATTTAGCTGTCAGGATGAATGCATGGGCAGGTGCTGCCATAGCATCAGGATATTCTTAGATCCCTGGGATGTGGAAAGCATAGCCCGCTTTTTACAGCTTTCTACACAACAATTTATCCAGCAGTATACCCGCATCGACTTTGATCCCCGTTATAGCTGGCCCTATGTAATTATGCGCGATGCCGAGTCAAGCTGCTGTGCCTTTATGCTACCCGACGGCAAGTGCAGCATATATCCGGTCCGATCCCGCAATTGCCGCACCTATCCCCTGGCCAGGGCTGTCAGGTTTACCTTTACCAGCGACCATGATTACATAACAGATGAAAGGTATTTCCTCCTGCCCCGCCAATCCTTTTGTTTTGGCCATAAAAGCAAAACAGAATGGAATTTGCAAGGCTGGTTGGCCGATGCCAAACTGGCCGAGTATAATGAAAAAGCAGACCAATATTTGTCTGTCATGCAATTTGCAGTGGAAAAATTAAAGATTGAAAAATGGTTCAATCCGGCCCTGGCAAGGTTTATTTTTCCTATAATCTTTTTGCCTGAAGTGTTGCGACAAAAATTCGGTCTAACTTCCGAACAGATAACCCCGCAGGAGTTTTACAAACGTCGGATGCAGGCACTAAAGCAAATCCTGACTGACATGGCCTCAAGCTGGCAAATGAACGCCAATAATCCTGACAAACAAGTTCTATCCCAGATGAGTCTGATGCAAAGATTGGGACAATTATTAAGCGGGTGA
- the pstC gene encoding phosphate ABC transporter permease subunit PstC, with protein MHELIIEKLLLFSATTAIMVVCLISIFIFMEGLPVIKKYGLWHFIAGQKWYPEQGIFGIFPMIIGSFYVTFIALFIGIPLGVGCAIFLAEIAPPKLARMVRPGIELLAGIPSVVYGFYGLVVLVPFIREHIGGRGFSVLAAALILAIMILPTIVNISEDAIRAVPREYKEGSLALGATHWQTIKKVILPSAASGIITAVVLGMGRALGETMAVILVAGNVAVIPDSILAPVRTLTANIAIEMGYAADDHARALFATGIILFVLIMLLNLLLALVPKKAATGE; from the coding sequence ATGCATGAGTTAATTATAGAAAAACTGCTGCTATTTTCGGCCACAACAGCGATTATGGTAGTATGCTTGATATCTATCTTTATCTTTATGGAAGGGCTGCCGGTCATCAAAAAATACGGGCTGTGGCACTTCATAGCCGGACAGAAGTGGTATCCAGAACAGGGGATATTTGGCATATTCCCCATGATTATTGGTTCATTCTATGTTACATTCATTGCTCTATTTATTGGAATCCCGCTGGGTGTCGGCTGCGCAATATTTCTGGCCGAAATAGCTCCACCCAAGCTGGCCCGCATGGTGCGTCCCGGCATTGAGCTACTGGCCGGCATCCCTTCGGTTGTTTACGGTTTTTACGGTCTGGTGGTACTGGTTCCCTTTATTAGAGAGCACATAGGGGGTAGGGGCTTTTCTGTGTTGGCCGCAGCCCTCATCCTGGCCATAATGATCCTGCCAACAATTGTGAATATTTCCGAAGACGCCATTAGGGCTGTGCCGCGCGAATACAAAGAAGGTTCACTGGCTCTGGGCGCTACGCACTGGCAGACAATCAAAAAAGTAATATTGCCCAGCGCAGCATCGGGAATAATCACAGCAGTCGTACTGGGCATGGGCAGGGCACTGGGAGAAACAATGGCTGTCATCCTGGTGGCCGGCAATGTAGCTGTAATCCCTGATTCCATTCTGGCCCCGGTAAGGACACTGACGGCCAATATTGCCATAGAGATGGGCTATGCTGCCGATGATCATGCCAGAGCTCTTTTTGCTACCGGTATAATTCTGTTCGTACTGATCATGCTGTTAAACTTATTGCTGGCGCTGGTACCCAAGAAAGCAGCAACGGGGGAATAA
- a CDS encoding phosphate ABC transporter substrate-binding protein, whose translation MFSSVKSKLVASLLAGALLVGALSGCGGTEKPQSESNTSSGQAAKTTITTAGSTSVQPLSEELAKAFQAKKPNITVNVQGGGSSQGIKAAAEGIAEIGACSRELKESEKSLGLVENTIALDGIAVVVNPQNSQVSDLTIEQVKKIFAGEIKNWKDVGGKDAPINVVTREAGSGTRGAFEELVMGKEAKITDNAVTSPSNGAVRTSVAGDPNAIGYISIGYLNEEVKPVKIDGVEPKEDNVKSGQYKISRPFIYLTKGEPQGAAKEFIEFVLSPEGQKIVAKHYIPVK comes from the coding sequence ATGTTTAGTAGCGTGAAAAGTAAATTGGTAGCCTCTTTGCTGGCAGGGGCACTGCTGGTAGGTGCATTGAGTGGCTGCGGCGGTACAGAAAAGCCTCAATCTGAAAGCAACACCAGTAGCGGTCAAGCCGCCAAAACTACTATAACAACAGCAGGTTCGACATCCGTACAACCTCTTTCCGAAGAACTGGCCAAGGCCTTCCAGGCCAAGAAGCCCAATATTACTGTTAATGTACAAGGAGGCGGGTCCAGCCAGGGTATTAAAGCAGCAGCCGAAGGGATTGCCGAAATTGGTGCCTGCTCCCGTGAGTTGAAAGAATCGGAAAAAAGTTTGGGATTGGTAGAAAACACTATCGCCTTGGATGGAATTGCGGTTGTGGTTAATCCACAAAACAGCCAGGTCAGCGATCTGACCATTGAACAAGTGAAAAAAATCTTTGCCGGCGAGATTAAGAATTGGAAGGATGTGGGTGGCAAAGATGCTCCTATCAATGTGGTAACCAGAGAAGCCGGTTCTGGCACCCGGGGAGCGTTTGAAGAACTGGTAATGGGCAAGGAAGCTAAAATCACGGACAATGCCGTCACATCTCCTTCCAATGGTGCTGTGCGGACTTCGGTAGCTGGTGATCCCAATGCTATTGGCTATATTTCCATCGGTTACCTGAATGAAGAAGTCAAGCCTGTGAAAATAGACGGTGTGGAGCCCAAAGAGGATAATGTCAAAAGCGGTCAATATAAGATCAGCCGGCCCTTTATTTATCTCACCAAAGGTGAGCCTCAGGGTGCAGCAAAAGAATTTATTGAATTTGTGCTCAGTCCAGAAGGTCAAAAAATAGTTGCTAAACACTACATTCCTGTAAAGTGA
- a CDS encoding glycosyltransferase family 4 protein, with amino-acid sequence MRIGIFTDSYKPYTSGVVRSIELFTGELQLAGHEVFIFAPSYPYQQEREPRVYRFASIPAPTNPHYTLALPFSWRLGKKIKHHIKPEIIHVHSPFLLGRLGAYYARVLDVPLVFTFHTLYDEYVHYVPLGQQITREITRRYCRDFCNNCDVVIAPTSIIANHLRNMGVESELAVVPTGINLQEYEQGNRNWLRNTYNIAPTTKVLLSVGRLGQEKNQSFLLRVIQKVWQGGEDVCLVLVGSGPEEQNLRALAGDLGVGERVIFTGTLSREDVVNCYLGADLFVFASLTETQGLVIGEAMAGGLPVVAIKANGVIDMVRDGQDGFLVSPDEDSFAEKVRLMISRHELYRQMAHNALQHAQEMSARACTQKLLECYHLALQKKKDIVC; translated from the coding sequence ATGAGAATAGGTATTTTTACAGACAGCTACAAACCTTATACCAGCGGTGTAGTCAGATCAATCGAATTATTTACCGGGGAATTGCAGTTGGCGGGACACGAAGTATTTATATTCGCTCCCAGCTACCCATATCAACAAGAGCGCGAACCACGGGTATACCGTTTTGCTTCCATCCCTGCACCAACCAATCCCCACTATACACTGGCCCTGCCCTTCTCGTGGCGACTGGGCAAAAAAATCAAACATCATATTAAGCCGGAGATAATTCATGTGCATTCTCCTTTTTTGCTGGGTCGCCTGGGTGCTTATTATGCCCGGGTGCTCGATGTCCCCTTGGTATTTACTTTCCACACTTTGTATGATGAATATGTTCATTATGTGCCCCTGGGTCAACAAATAACCAGAGAAATCACGCGCCGCTATTGCCGGGATTTTTGTAATAATTGTGATGTGGTCATTGCTCCCACCTCAATTATCGCAAATCATTTACGGAATATGGGAGTGGAGAGTGAACTGGCAGTTGTCCCCACGGGAATAAACCTGCAGGAATATGAGCAGGGTAATAGGAACTGGTTGCGCAACACATACAATATTGCTCCCACCACCAAAGTGTTATTGAGTGTGGGCAGGCTGGGGCAGGAGAAAAATCAGTCGTTCTTGTTGCGGGTAATACAAAAAGTATGGCAAGGCGGGGAGGATGTATGTCTGGTGCTGGTGGGAAGCGGCCCAGAAGAGCAAAACCTCCGGGCTCTGGCCGGCGATTTGGGGGTGGGGGAGCGCGTGATATTTACCGGTACACTGAGCAGGGAGGACGTAGTAAATTGTTACCTTGGCGCTGATCTCTTTGTTTTTGCATCGCTGACCGAGACACAAGGTTTGGTAATTGGCGAGGCGATGGCTGGCGGGCTTCCTGTGGTGGCGATAAAGGCCAATGGAGTAATTGATATGGTGCGCGATGGTCAGGATGGCTTTCTGGTATCGCCCGACGAGGATTCGTTTGCCGAAAAGGTTAGATTAATGATTTCGCGGCACGAGCTTTATCGGCAGATGGCCCACAATGCATTGCAACACGCACAAGAAATGTCCGCCCGGGCCTGCACACAAAAGCTTCTGGAATGCTACCATCTGGCGTTGCAAAAAAAGAAAGATATTGTTTGTTAA
- a CDS encoding oxaloacetate decarboxylase subunit alpha, which translates to MRKKGRILVTTDKKPVRITDTTLRDGHQSLLATRMKLEHMLPIVEKIDNAGFHSAEVWGGATFDSCLRFLNEDPWERLRVLRRHFKKTKLQMLLRGQNVVGYKHYADDVLDEFIKYTVYNGLDIFRIFDALNDVRNMERAIRVVKQEGAHAQATVVYTISPVHDYDFYMSTAKELEQMGADSICLKDMAGILAPYPAYEIIKGWKETLSIPVQLHCHYTSGMASMAYLKAVEAGVDVIDCAISSMALQTSQPATESMVAALKDTPFDTGLDLGLLSEISDYFKEVRKQYAQFDNASKSVDTNVLQYQVPGGMISNFINQLKEQNALHKLPEVLAEVPRVRADFGYPPLVTPSSQIVGTQAAINVILGERYKMATNEVKNYMRGYYGRPPAPVNEEARKKIIGDEEPITCRPADLIEPELPKARQEAGPYMEKPEDVISVALFPQVAPQFLKERMAKKIKVDLELAAQGSEFYPA; encoded by the coding sequence ATGCGAAAAAAGGGGAGGATACTTGTGACAACCGACAAAAAGCCGGTTCGGATCACCGACACTACCCTGCGCGACGGACACCAGTCCCTGTTGGCCACGCGCATGAAACTGGAGCACATGCTACCTATTGTGGAGAAGATTGATAACGCCGGATTTCACTCTGCCGAGGTGTGGGGGGGAGCCACTTTTGACTCCTGTCTGCGCTTTTTGAATGAAGACCCGTGGGAAAGGCTCAGGGTGCTCAGGCGGCACTTTAAGAAAACAAAGCTACAGATGTTGTTGCGTGGTCAGAATGTGGTGGGCTACAAACACTATGCGGATGATGTGCTGGATGAATTCATCAAGTACACTGTATACAACGGGCTGGACATCTTCCGCATCTTTGACGCACTAAACGATGTGCGCAATATGGAAAGGGCAATCAGGGTAGTCAAACAAGAGGGTGCCCATGCCCAGGCTACGGTAGTTTACACCATCAGTCCGGTGCACGATTATGATTTTTATATGAGTACAGCGAAAGAGCTGGAGCAAATGGGTGCCGACTCCATCTGTTTAAAAGACATGGCCGGTATCCTGGCACCATATCCGGCATATGAGATCATCAAAGGATGGAAGGAAACACTGAGCATCCCAGTGCAGTTACACTGCCATTACACCAGCGGCATGGCTTCCATGGCTTACTTGAAGGCCGTGGAGGCAGGTGTGGATGTTATTGACTGCGCCATCTCTTCCATGGCGCTGCAGACTTCCCAGCCGGCCACAGAAAGTATGGTGGCAGCCTTGAAAGATACACCTTTCGACACTGGGCTGGATTTGGGATTGCTATCCGAGATCTCCGATTACTTCAAAGAAGTGCGCAAACAATATGCCCAGTTCGACAATGCCTCCAAGAGTGTGGATACCAATGTCCTGCAGTACCAGGTACCCGGGGGCATGATTTCCAACTTTATTAACCAGCTCAAAGAACAGAATGCCCTGCATAAATTACCCGAGGTTTTGGCCGAAGTGCCCAGGGTAAGGGCCGATTTCGGCTACCCTCCCCTGGTAACACCTTCCAGTCAGATCGTGGGCACCCAGGCCGCCATCAATGTAATCCTGGGCGAACGCTATAAAATGGCCACTAACGAAGTAAAGAATTATATGCGTGGTTATTACGGACGCCCACCGGCTCCTGTAAATGAAGAAGCACGCAAGAAAATTATTGGTGATGAAGAACCCATCACCTGCCGTCCGGCCGATTTAATCGAACCCGAGTTGCCCAAGGCCAGACAGGAAGCAGGACCATATATGGAAAAGCCGGAAGATGTTATTTCGGTCGCCCTGTTCCCGCAGGTGGCTCCGCAATTTCTCAAAGAAAGAATGGCTAAAAAAATTAAAGTGGATCTGGAACTGGCCGCCCAGGGCTCGGAATTCTATCCGGCCTAA
- a CDS encoding biotin/lipoyl-containing protein: MGKFKVTVNGEVFEVVVEEIGSAPVAPAYIPAAPKPPVAPPPVVTTAQPSIQTAAPTPTPAAPAGAGVVTAPMPGNINAVKVNVGDTVKAGDGLVILEAMKMENEITAPIDGTVKEVKVQKGQTVNNGDVLVVIG, from the coding sequence ATGGGCAAATTCAAAGTAACAGTAAACGGGGAAGTATTTGAAGTTGTGGTTGAAGAAATTGGCAGCGCACCAGTCGCCCCAGCATATATACCGGCCGCACCAAAACCTCCGGTGGCACCGCCACCGGTGGTAACTACTGCTCAGCCGTCCATTCAAACGGCTGCTCCCACCCCCACACCAGCAGCCCCGGCCGGAGCGGGCGTGGTTACGGCACCCATGCCGGGTAACATCAACGCCGTCAAGGTCAATGTGGGCGATACGGTCAAAGCAGGTGACGGGTTGGTCATCCTGGAAGCCATGAAGATGGAAAATGAAATCACAGCACCCATTGATGGGACAGTTAAAGAGGTGAAGGTGCAAAAAGGTCAGACGGTAAACAACGGCGATGTACTGGTGGTTATTGGTTAG
- a CDS encoding DVU0772 family protein → MFDREAFEKIKDKLLWDFDVTREHLDPRTGFTFAIDVADRQPRLAVFIKRTYSSKSETTVVQPPAEMLLRATQELGIDLNRDGLYNINAELKNWIIDILLPR, encoded by the coding sequence TTGTTTGACCGGGAAGCCTTTGAAAAAATTAAGGATAAGCTGCTCTGGGACTTTGATGTTACCAGAGAGCACCTGGACCCCAGGACCGGGTTTACGTTCGCTATTGATGTTGCTGACAGACAACCTAGACTGGCAGTATTTATCAAGCGAACCTACAGTTCCAAAAGTGAAACCACTGTAGTTCAGCCGCCGGCCGAGATGCTGTTGCGCGCCACTCAAGAACTGGGCATAGATCTGAACCGGGACGGACTTTACAATATTAACGCCGAATTGAAAAACTGGATTATTGATATTTTATTGCCCAGGTAA